In the genome of Montipora foliosa isolate CH-2021 chromosome 3, ASM3666993v2, whole genome shotgun sequence, one region contains:
- the LOC137996111 gene encoding uncharacterized protein — MTSIAPSNSSTPSTTQTQPVAAFVPLLDVASLPPFNPKEDPNTLAVRWKLWKRSFNLYLVAKGITKDEQKTALLLHIGGLNLQELYYTLVPGTDIVSFAESMVLLDGVFSPQLNVPFERHQFRQMEQTSGESVDQFVCRLRQKAITCEFEKVEEAIRDQLIERCRDSRLRRKFLEKSNATLKDLQDLARVHEAVNMQVKVMDQLSLSGQVNAVSFGRPQNTGKGTGTAQGRGRGNKSGKHSGGCQGPKVMRCFRCNYSDHIARDRNCLARNQKCNSCGEVGHFAICCKTKERKAPSQDSEKRKASGGRAYQVSENSATGAQNYDSFAVGAGEFAGGSEVDLKVGGVVLPAVLIDSGASCNVIDQTTWEAMKKESVQCDSKKSSKKLFAYGQKEPIQVIGTFVSEIVCGANGKTCVDEFTVVKGPGRSLLGKNTAEKLEVLRFGPMKDEICSLMTEGNGADIREKYAEVFTEVEKLRDFQLKLHVRDDVTPVAQPVRRLPFGLRSKVDEKLDELLARDIIEEVSHKPTVWMSPLVVVPKADGDIRICVDMRRANMAIERKRHPIPTLEEVLYDLNGSTVFSKLDLKWGFTKWNWMKNRSILQHLLHTVACTDTNV; from the coding sequence TGGCCAGTCTTCCCCCCTTCAACCCGAAGGAAGACCCGAACACTCTCGCCGTTCGTTGGAAGTTGTGGAAGCGctcatttaatttgtatttggTGGCTAAAGGGATAACGAAGGATGAACAGAAAACCGCGTTGCTGTTACATATCGGAGGATTGAACTTGCAGGAACTCTACTATACGTTAGTGCCCGGAACGGATATCGTATCTTTCGCTGAGAGTATGGTGTTGCTGGATGGTGTTTTTTCGCCCCAGTTGAATGTTCCGTTCGAAAGGCATCAGTTTAGACAAATGGAGCAAACTTCGGGTGAGTCTGTTGATCAGTTCGTTTGTCGGCTGCGACAGAAAGCGATCACCTGCGAGTTTGAAAAAGTTGAAGAAGCGATAAGGGATCAGCTTATTGAGAGGTGCAGGGACTCCAGACTCCGCCGTAAGTTCCTGGAAAAATCAAACGCAACCCTGAAGGATTTGCAAGACCTAGCTCGTGTACATGAGGCAGTAAATATGCAGGTCAAGGTCATGGATCAGTTAAGCTTGTCAGGCCAGGTGAATGCTGTCTCGTTCGGCAGACCTCAAAATACGGGGAAAGGTACAGGGACCGCTCAAGGCAGAGGTAGAGGAAATAAGTCTGGTAAACATTCTGGTGGTTGTCAGGGTCCAAAGGTGATGAGATGTTTCCGTTGTAATTACAGTGACCACATCGCACGTGATCGGAATTGTCTAGCTCGCAACCAAAAGTGTAATTCGTGTGGGGAGGTTGgacattttgctatttgttgcAAAACGAAGGAACGCAAAGCTCCTTCTCAAGATTCTGAGAAAAGGAAAGCCTCCGGGGGCAGAGCATATCAAGTGTCAGAAAATTCAGCTACTGGTGCCCAAAATTACGATTCGTTTGCAGTGGGAGCTGGTGAGTTTGCAGGTGGTAGTGAAGTTGATTTGAAGGTTGGAGGAGTTGTGTTACCTGCAGTACTTATTGATTCAGGCGCTTCGTGCAATGTGATTGATCAGACGACCTGGGAAGCAATGAAGAAAGAGAGTGTACAGTGTGATTCCAAGAAATCAAGCAAAAAGTTGTTTGCTTATGGTCAAAAGGAGCCTATTCAAGTGATTGGAACATTTGTGTCTGAAATTGTGTGTGGGGCCAATGGCAAGACGTGTGTTGATGAATTCACAGTTGTTAAGGGTCCAGGCAGATCTCTACTGGGAAAGAACACAGCGGAGAAATTGGAAGTGTTGAGGTTTGGTCCCATGAAAGACGAAATATGTTCGTTAATGACAGAGGGCAATGGTGCTGATATTCGTGAGAAGTACGCAGAAGTTTTCACAGAGGTTGAGAAGCTGAGGGATTTCCAGCTGAAGCTTCATGTAAGAGATGATGTCACACCTGTCGCACAACCGGTACGGAGGCTACCATTTGGACTGAGAAGCAAGGTTGACGAGAAGTTGGACGAGTTGTTAGCCAGGGACATCATCGAAGAGGTGTCACACAAACCTACTGTATGGATGTCGCCATTGGTTGTGGTCCCAAAGGCAGACGGTGATATCCGGATTTGTGTGGACATGCGCAGGGCGAATATGGCAATAGAGAGGAAGAGACACCCCATCCCCACGCTTGAGGAAGTGTTATATGATCTTAATGGTTCAACTGTGTTCTCAAAACTTGATCTGAAATGGGGTTTCACCAAGTGGAACTGGATGAAAAATCGCTCGATATTACAACATTTGTTACACACCGTGGCTTGTACCGATACAAACGTTTGA